A single Malaclemys terrapin pileata isolate rMalTer1 chromosome 3, rMalTer1.hap1, whole genome shotgun sequence DNA region contains:
- the CCDC28A gene encoding coiled-coil domain-containing protein 28A, giving the protein MEERKIKRRSPKSSSSHPTQVTNAKKNSVPVSKSTAFSNPAPQANSQRPKLKRGIKEKAKPPGGEGKGAQAAPIQHSFLTDVSDVQEMERGLLSLLNDFHSGKLQAFGNECSIEQMEHVRGMQEKLARLNLELYGELEELPEDKRKLASDSNLDRLLSDLEELNSSIQKLHLADAQDIPNTSTS; this is encoded by the exons atggaagaaaggaaaatCAAGAGGAGGAGCCCCAAATCATCCAGTAGTCACCCAACTCAGGTTACTAATGCCAAGAAAAATTCTGTGCCAGTCAGTAAAAGTACAGCATTTTCAAATCCTGCGCCACAAGCGAATTCACAAAGACCAAAGTTAAAAAG AGGAATAAAAGAAAAAGCCAAACCTccaggaggggaaggaaaaggggCACAGGCAGCTCCAATACAGCACTCTTTTCTCACAGATGTATCAGATGTGCAAGAGATGGAGAGGGGACTTCTGAGCCTTCTAAATGATTTCCACTCTGGCAAACTTCAAGCATTCG GAAATGAGTGTTCCATAGAACAGATGGAACATGTGCGGGGGATGCAGGAGAAACTAGCTCGCTTGAATTTGGAACTCTATGGGGAGTTGGAAGAACTTCCTGAAGATAAAAGAAAACTTGCCAGTGACTCCAATTTGGATAGGCTGCTATCAGAT CTGGAAGAACTGAATTCTTCTAT ACAAAAACTTCATTTAGCAGATGCACAAGATATCCCAAATACCTCCACCAGCTAA